One Glycine max cultivar Williams 82 chromosome 3, Glycine_max_v4.0, whole genome shotgun sequence DNA window includes the following coding sequences:
- the LOC100796349 gene encoding glucose-induced degradation protein 4 homolog, giving the protein MPVRVLENTAAPSSQVSGANSGRSSCQSCSLLGVGQAFSGTQNVSSVQKDEAWRVNVRIQGCDLEHGYLCGTMEALNVPMADTPVVTFWEGEIVDTKNYTFFTGKWEASPEDDIRHWSKFPSFSPLLGQVEADGGKSLDLSNYPYIFMRWKEQYFVNVGTDCGLTIAGFYYICFSCSDGSISGFYYDPNSSPYQKLELKSTNDGRSGFSFSSYQLQ; this is encoded by the exons ATGCCCGTGAGAGTATTGGAGAACACCGCAGCACCTTCTTCTCAGGTTTCAG GTGCTAATTCGGGAAGGAGTTCGTGCCAATCTTGTAGTCTTCTAGGCGTTGGGCAG GCCTTTTCTGGCACCCAGAATGTCTCAAGTGTACAAAAGGATGAAGCATGGAGAGTAAATGTCCGTATACAAGGATGTGACCTTGAGCATGGGTATTTGTGTGGCACCATGGAAGCTCTTAATGTTCCTATGGCAGACACACCT GTAGTAACATTCTGGGAAGGGGAGATAGTTGATACAAAGAATTATACTTTCTTCACTGGCAAATGGGAGGCATC TCCCGAGGATGATATAAGGCACTGGTCTaaatttccatctttttctccCTTATTg GGCCAAGTGGAGGCTGATGGTGGCAAGTCTTTGGACCTGAGCAACTATCCTTACATATTCATG AGGTGGAAGGAGCAGTACTTTGTGAATGTTGGAACCGACTGTGGATTAACCATAGCCGGATTTTACTACATTTGTTTCTCTTGCAGCGATGGCTCTATCAGTGGATTCTATTATGATCCCAATAGCAG CCCTTACCAGAAGCTTGAGTTGAAATCCACTAATGATGGAAGATCAGGTTTCAGTTTTTCATCATATCAGTTACAATAG